The following are encoded together in the Vigna angularis cultivar LongXiaoDou No.4 chromosome 9, ASM1680809v1, whole genome shotgun sequence genome:
- the LOC108336291 gene encoding glyoxylate/hydroxypyruvate reductase HPR3 isoform X3, with protein sequence MAMEDKHNLKDNKELQPLLVFGPPIIFPTFEAQNSHNYRFLKAFSSQDPLHQFLTEQKVDPSSIQAILCNPAQKVSADVIRFLPSLRIIVTTSAGTDHIDLVECSRHSIQVACAAGDHAGDVADMAVGLLLDVLCKISAADRHVRKRGPSMPLNVFFGSKLKGKRVGIVGLGKIGTAVAERLEAFGCSMMYNSRKEKAFISYPFYSNVVELAGDSDVLVLCCPLNEETRHIVNREVMLALGKDGCIVNVGRGGLIDEKELVQCLMEGEIGGAGLDVFENEPIVPTDLFSLDNVVLSPHASSLTSDSLDESYKLSAEALQVFFSSN encoded by the exons ATGGCAATGGAAGACAAGCACAACCTCAAAGATAATAAGGAGCTTCAACCACTCCTAGTGTTTGGTCCTCCAATAATCTTCCCAACTTTTGAAGCACAAAACTCTCACAACTACCGTTTCCTCAAAGCTTTCTCCTCACAAGACCCTCTCCACCAATTCCTCACTGAGCAAAAGGTTGACCCGTCATCAATTCAAGCCATATTGTGCAACCCTGCACAGAAGGTCTCAGCAGATGTCATCCGGTTCCTTCCATCACTCCGCATCATTGTGACCACCAGCGCTGGAACCGATCACATAGACTTGGTTGAATGCAGCCGTCATAGTATTCAGGTTGCCTGTGCTGCTGGAGATCATGCAGGGGATGTTGCTGATATGGCTGTGGGGTTGTTGCTTGATGTACTGTGCAAAATTTCTGCCGCTGATCGACATGTTCGGAAACGGGGTCCTTCTATGCCGTTGAATGTTTTTTTTGGTTCCAAG CTAAAAGGAAAGCGAGTAGGGATTGTTGGATTGGGAAAAATTGGCACAGCAGTTGCCGAAAGGCTTGAGGCCTTCGGTTGCAGTATGATGTACAATTCAAGAAAGGAGAAGGCATTTATTTCATACCCCTTTTATTCTAATGTTGTTGAGCTTGCTGGTGATAGTGATGTCCTTGTGCTTTGTTGCCCATTAAATGAAGAAACAAGGCACATAGTGAATAGGGAAGTGATGTTGGCGTTGGGGAAAGATGGATGTATTGTGAATGTTGGGCGTGGAGGTCTGATTGATGAAAAGGAATTGGTGCAGTGTTTGATGGAAGGGGAGATAGGGGGTGCTGGCTTGGATGTGTTTGAGAATGAGCCTATTGTTCCCACTGATCTCTTTTCTTTGGATAATGTGGTCCTCTCCCCACATGCTTCTTCATTAACTTCAGATAGTTTGGATGAATCATATAAACTTTCAGCAGAAGCTCTGCAAGTTTTCTTTTCAAGTAACTGA
- the LOC108336291 gene encoding glyoxylate/hydroxypyruvate reductase HPR3 isoform X2, whose amino-acid sequence MSSGFQPSMAMEDKHNLKDNKELQPLLVFGPPIIFPTFEAQNSHNYRFLKAFSSQDPLHQFLTEQKVDPSSIQAILCNPAQKVSADVIRFLPSLRIIVTTSAGTDHIDLVECSRHSIQVACAAGDHAGDVADMAVGLLLDVLCKISAADRHVRKRGPSMPLNVFFGSKLKGKRVGIVGLGKIGTAVAERLEAFGCSMMYNSRKEKAFISYPFYSNVVELAGDSDVLVLCCPLNEETRHIVNREVMLALGKDGCIVNVGRGGLIDEKELVQCLMEGEIGGAGLDVFENEPIVPTDLFSLDNVVLSPHASSLTSDSLDESYKLSAEALQVFFSSN is encoded by the exons ATGTCTTCTG GATTTCAACCATCAATGGCAATGGAAGACAAGCACAACCTCAAAGATAATAAGGAGCTTCAACCACTCCTAGTGTTTGGTCCTCCAATAATCTTCCCAACTTTTGAAGCACAAAACTCTCACAACTACCGTTTCCTCAAAGCTTTCTCCTCACAAGACCCTCTCCACCAATTCCTCACTGAGCAAAAGGTTGACCCGTCATCAATTCAAGCCATATTGTGCAACCCTGCACAGAAGGTCTCAGCAGATGTCATCCGGTTCCTTCCATCACTCCGCATCATTGTGACCACCAGCGCTGGAACCGATCACATAGACTTGGTTGAATGCAGCCGTCATAGTATTCAGGTTGCCTGTGCTGCTGGAGATCATGCAGGGGATGTTGCTGATATGGCTGTGGGGTTGTTGCTTGATGTACTGTGCAAAATTTCTGCCGCTGATCGACATGTTCGGAAACGGGGTCCTTCTATGCCGTTGAATGTTTTTTTTGGTTCCAAG CTAAAAGGAAAGCGAGTAGGGATTGTTGGATTGGGAAAAATTGGCACAGCAGTTGCCGAAAGGCTTGAGGCCTTCGGTTGCAGTATGATGTACAATTCAAGAAAGGAGAAGGCATTTATTTCATACCCCTTTTATTCTAATGTTGTTGAGCTTGCTGGTGATAGTGATGTCCTTGTGCTTTGTTGCCCATTAAATGAAGAAACAAGGCACATAGTGAATAGGGAAGTGATGTTGGCGTTGGGGAAAGATGGATGTATTGTGAATGTTGGGCGTGGAGGTCTGATTGATGAAAAGGAATTGGTGCAGTGTTTGATGGAAGGGGAGATAGGGGGTGCTGGCTTGGATGTGTTTGAGAATGAGCCTATTGTTCCCACTGATCTCTTTTCTTTGGATAATGTGGTCCTCTCCCCACATGCTTCTTCATTAACTTCAGATAGTTTGGATGAATCATATAAACTTTCAGCAGAAGCTCTGCAAGTTTTCTTTTCAAGTAACTGA
- the LOC108336291 gene encoding glyoxylate/hydroxypyruvate reductase HPR3 isoform X1, giving the protein MFPQGFQPSMAMEDKHNLKDNKELQPLLVFGPPIIFPTFEAQNSHNYRFLKAFSSQDPLHQFLTEQKVDPSSIQAILCNPAQKVSADVIRFLPSLRIIVTTSAGTDHIDLVECSRHSIQVACAAGDHAGDVADMAVGLLLDVLCKISAADRHVRKRGPSMPLNVFFGSKLKGKRVGIVGLGKIGTAVAERLEAFGCSMMYNSRKEKAFISYPFYSNVVELAGDSDVLVLCCPLNEETRHIVNREVMLALGKDGCIVNVGRGGLIDEKELVQCLMEGEIGGAGLDVFENEPIVPTDLFSLDNVVLSPHASSLTSDSLDESYKLSAEALQVFFSSN; this is encoded by the exons ATGTTTCCTCaag GATTTCAACCATCAATGGCAATGGAAGACAAGCACAACCTCAAAGATAATAAGGAGCTTCAACCACTCCTAGTGTTTGGTCCTCCAATAATCTTCCCAACTTTTGAAGCACAAAACTCTCACAACTACCGTTTCCTCAAAGCTTTCTCCTCACAAGACCCTCTCCACCAATTCCTCACTGAGCAAAAGGTTGACCCGTCATCAATTCAAGCCATATTGTGCAACCCTGCACAGAAGGTCTCAGCAGATGTCATCCGGTTCCTTCCATCACTCCGCATCATTGTGACCACCAGCGCTGGAACCGATCACATAGACTTGGTTGAATGCAGCCGTCATAGTATTCAGGTTGCCTGTGCTGCTGGAGATCATGCAGGGGATGTTGCTGATATGGCTGTGGGGTTGTTGCTTGATGTACTGTGCAAAATTTCTGCCGCTGATCGACATGTTCGGAAACGGGGTCCTTCTATGCCGTTGAATGTTTTTTTTGGTTCCAAG CTAAAAGGAAAGCGAGTAGGGATTGTTGGATTGGGAAAAATTGGCACAGCAGTTGCCGAAAGGCTTGAGGCCTTCGGTTGCAGTATGATGTACAATTCAAGAAAGGAGAAGGCATTTATTTCATACCCCTTTTATTCTAATGTTGTTGAGCTTGCTGGTGATAGTGATGTCCTTGTGCTTTGTTGCCCATTAAATGAAGAAACAAGGCACATAGTGAATAGGGAAGTGATGTTGGCGTTGGGGAAAGATGGATGTATTGTGAATGTTGGGCGTGGAGGTCTGATTGATGAAAAGGAATTGGTGCAGTGTTTGATGGAAGGGGAGATAGGGGGTGCTGGCTTGGATGTGTTTGAGAATGAGCCTATTGTTCCCACTGATCTCTTTTCTTTGGATAATGTGGTCCTCTCCCCACATGCTTCTTCATTAACTTCAGATAGTTTGGATGAATCATATAAACTTTCAGCAGAAGCTCTGCAAGTTTTCTTTTCAAGTAACTGA